Proteins from one Mesotoga infera genomic window:
- a CDS encoding sugar phosphate isomerase/epimerase family protein, with protein sequence MDFLLSSNVLIDFPLKDALEIFAQKKVDGVEIWVEHLWKERSSLEDLRGFMDSMGLKRTLHAPTRDVNITSSNPGIKAESVRQTLEALEIAYRLGIEVVTVHPGHMSSSKDSPEDFFEEQTQALFRIGKKAKELGIKVGVEVMERKPGELVIAPEDLNALLDIVNLDSLGTTFDIAHAATHYKGSIEPAQLNVSIVDYMKRLKKIYNVHVSNSSLEKVHLPLSRGAYDFLPVLKELSQFYRGTVSIEGFVPGDGMRVLEENMNVIHRWKEALSNL encoded by the coding sequence ATGGATTTTCTTTTAAGTTCCAACGTACTGATAGATTTTCCTTTGAAGGACGCGCTCGAAATCTTCGCGCAGAAGAAGGTCGATGGCGTTGAGATCTGGGTCGAGCATCTGTGGAAGGAGAGATCCTCGCTGGAAGATTTGCGCGGCTTCATGGATTCTATGGGGCTGAAGCGTACGCTTCACGCTCCCACCAGAGACGTCAACATCACCTCCTCCAACCCCGGGATAAAGGCCGAGTCGGTCAGGCAGACGCTCGAAGCTCTCGAGATAGCTTACCGGCTAGGCATAGAAGTCGTAACGGTTCACCCGGGACATATGTCCTCTTCCAAGGACAGCCCGGAGGATTTCTTCGAGGAACAGACGCAGGCTCTTTTCAGGATCGGTAAAAAGGCAAAAGAGCTGGGAATTAAAGTCGGGGTGGAAGTTATGGAAAGGAAACCGGGCGAACTGGTGATAGCTCCGGAGGATCTTAACGCTCTTCTCGACATCGTCAATCTCGACTCACTGGGAACGACTTTCGATATAGCCCACGCCGCAACCCACTACAAAGGCTCCATTGAGCCCGCTCAATTGAACGTGAGTATCGTTGATTATATGAAGAGGCTTAAAAAGATCTACAACGTACACGTGAGCAACTCCAGTCTGGAGAAAGTTCACCTTCCCCTCTCCAGAGGAGCATACGATTTTCTGCCTGTGCTGAAGGAACTATCGCAATTTTATAGGGGCACCGTATCGATCGAAGGCTTCGTACCGGGAGATGGAATGAGGGTACTGGAAGAGAACATGAACGTCATCCACCGGTGGAAAGAGGCGCTTTCCAATTTATGA
- the aglA gene encoding alpha-glucosidase AglA — MSRVKISIIGAGSAVFSLRLVSDLCKTRGLHGSEVTLMDIDENRLKAVQILATKFASEMKTELTFKSTTDLQEAIKGSDFVINTALVGGHAFLDRMRAIGEKHGYFRGIDSQEFNMVSDYYTLTNWNQLSYFLQIARTMEELSPDAWLLQAANPVFEGTTLIRRNSKIKMIGFCHGHYDVFEVAETLGLEREKIDWQVAGVNHGIWMNRFRYEGRDAYPILDRYIAEKGAEPFRPVSPFKIQMSPASLEMYGFYGIMPIGDTVRNSSWKYHYDQETLERWYGSPWGSPDSEPGWQWYKDQLGQITQATMGLAQAIAYYPQASLEMLVTEGAKSLSGDFTGEAMKLYDPSQMSGEQHIPFIDAIVNNNASRFVVNTLNEGTISGIDDDVAVEVTAVVDSQGIHIEDVAPRLPDRVIDWYLRPRIMRMEWALEAFMKKDPGLIVEILMRDPRTTSYEQARGVVEEIFGAW, encoded by the coding sequence TTGTCAAGAGTAAAGATAAGCATTATCGGCGCCGGCAGCGCTGTCTTCTCGCTCAGGCTGGTGAGCGACCTGTGTAAAACCCGCGGTCTCCACGGGAGCGAAGTGACTCTCATGGATATCGATGAGAACCGGCTGAAGGCGGTACAGATCCTCGCTACAAAATTCGCCTCGGAGATGAAAACCGAATTAACCTTCAAAAGCACGACCGACCTTCAAGAGGCTATAAAGGGAAGCGACTTCGTGATCAACACCGCGCTGGTAGGCGGGCACGCCTTTCTCGACAGAATGAGGGCGATCGGTGAGAAGCATGGTTATTTCAGGGGTATAGACAGTCAGGAGTTCAATATGGTCTCGGACTATTACACTCTGACCAACTGGAACCAGCTCTCATACTTCCTCCAGATCGCCCGAACGATGGAAGAGCTCAGCCCCGACGCATGGCTTCTTCAGGCTGCCAACCCGGTCTTCGAAGGTACCACTCTGATTAGACGCAATAGCAAGATAAAGATGATAGGCTTCTGCCATGGTCATTACGACGTCTTCGAAGTGGCAGAGACTCTCGGTCTTGAGAGAGAGAAGATAGACTGGCAGGTCGCCGGTGTGAACCACGGGATATGGATGAACAGGTTCAGGTACGAAGGAAGAGACGCCTATCCTATCCTAGACAGATACATCGCCGAAAAGGGTGCGGAGCCTTTCAGGCCGGTCAGTCCCTTCAAAATACAGATGTCACCGGCCTCGTTGGAGATGTACGGCTTCTACGGTATCATGCCAATCGGCGATACGGTAAGGAACAGCAGCTGGAAGTACCACTACGATCAGGAGACACTCGAGAGATGGTACGGAAGCCCATGGGGCAGTCCCGATTCGGAACCGGGCTGGCAATGGTACAAAGATCAGCTAGGTCAGATCACACAGGCCACGATGGGACTGGCCCAGGCTATTGCCTACTATCCACAGGCTAGCCTCGAGATGCTCGTGACCGAGGGTGCGAAGAGCCTCTCGGGTGACTTCACAGGCGAGGCGATGAAGCTCTACGATCCCTCCCAAATGAGCGGCGAGCAGCACATACCATTTATAGACGCCATAGTGAACAACAACGCCTCAAGATTCGTGGTCAACACTCTTAACGAAGGTACGATAAGTGGAATCGACGACGATGTCGCCGTAGAGGTCACGGCCGTCGTCGATAGTCAGGGCATCCATATCGAGGATGTGGCTCCACGTCTGCCAGACAGGGTGATCGACTGGTATCTCAGACCGAGGATAATGCGCATGGAGTGGGCGCTAGAGGCCTTCATGAAAAAAGATCCCGGTTTAATAGTCGAGATCTTAATGAGGGATCCCAGAACTACCTCTTACGAGCAGGCGAGAGGCGTGGTCGAGGAGATCTTCGGAGCCTGGTGA
- a CDS encoding DNA-3-methyladenine glycosylase I → MEEKTRCPWAYGGPLYIDYHDNEWGVPVHDDIKLFEFMILESAQAGLSWITILRKRENYRRAFADFDPEAVSRYGERDIERLMNDPGIVRNRRKITAAINNSAAFLKVREEFGSFDSYIWSFTGGKPVTNYWTGQNEVPAVTEKAVEISKDLKKRGFSFLGPTIVYAHMQATGLVNDHLVSCFRHAEISKML, encoded by the coding sequence TTGGAGGAAAAAACTCGCTGTCCATGGGCTTATGGAGGCCCTCTATATATCGACTATCACGATAACGAGTGGGGCGTTCCGGTTCACGACGATATAAAACTCTTCGAGTTTATGATTCTCGAGAGCGCGCAGGCTGGCCTGAGCTGGATAACGATTCTCAGAAAGCGCGAGAACTATCGCCGGGCCTTCGCCGATTTCGACCCGGAGGCTGTATCAAGGTACGGAGAAAGAGATATCGAAAGGCTTATGAATGACCCTGGAATAGTCAGAAACCGCCGCAAGATAACGGCCGCCATAAACAACTCGGCGGCCTTTTTGAAGGTCCGGGAAGAGTTTGGAAGCTTCGATAGCTACATCTGGAGCTTCACGGGTGGAAAGCCAGTGACAAATTACTGGACGGGGCAGAACGAGGTCCCGGCGGTCACGGAAAAGGCCGTGGAGATCTCTAAAGACCTCAAGAAGCGGGGCTTTTCCTTCCTGGGTCCGACAATAGTTTACGCTCACATGCAGGCCACCGGGCTGGTCAACGACCACCTCGTATCCTGCTTCAGGCACGCGGAGATATCTAAAATGCTTTGA
- a CDS encoding DUF5700 domain-containing putative Zn-dependent protease, translated as MEWLHIEPILDLIELVDTPSSLEKRLSFIMNSPLRHMFGQFQVPEEEAKRCLAAALSGEEDHSGLSKDCTELIAYIENIRKREEELRLFFGLMGKREASIREEAIKMAREYLPPSASFEKLNVYFVPMPYNANADNLGVYFDPIFAMDIGLDAITGVMAHEAHHIGRNSVTSERLEFGDKPLEMLAYRFMCLETEGIANLVNDASKIPSLKRIALTRAKIMAEFEKHLELLQEVFLNLAGGVITEREARALMSRSWFTTGSLAPIGMKMAIEIENEFGKENLVKTVGDTVAFLKAYQKVALKKNYYLLEDETFDNLEKLLKARP; from the coding sequence ATGGAATGGTTGCACATAGAGCCGATACTTGATCTTATAGAACTCGTCGATACGCCCTCCTCTCTCGAGAAGAGGTTGAGTTTCATCATGAACTCACCCCTGAGGCATATGTTCGGCCAGTTTCAGGTGCCGGAAGAAGAGGCCAAAAGATGCCTGGCCGCGGCCCTTTCGGGAGAGGAAGATCACAGCGGACTTTCGAAGGACTGCACTGAGCTTATAGCATATATAGAAAACATAAGAAAGCGTGAAGAGGAACTCAGACTCTTCTTCGGCCTGATGGGCAAGCGCGAGGCCTCTATAAGAGAAGAAGCCATAAAAATGGCCCGGGAATATCTGCCGCCTTCGGCCTCCTTCGAGAAGCTGAACGTTTACTTCGTGCCGATGCCCTACAACGCCAACGCCGATAATCTTGGCGTCTATTTCGACCCGATCTTCGCCATGGACATCGGGCTGGACGCCATCACCGGAGTTATGGCCCACGAAGCGCACCATATAGGCAGAAACTCCGTCACTTCGGAGCGTCTGGAATTTGGCGATAAACCTCTCGAAATGCTTGCTTACAGGTTCATGTGTCTCGAGACGGAGGGGATCGCCAATCTCGTCAACGACGCTTCGAAAATCCCCTCCTTGAAAAGGATAGCCCTGACCAGAGCCAAAATCATGGCCGAGTTCGAGAAACATCTCGAGCTCCTCCAGGAGGTCTTTTTGAACCTCGCCGGGGGAGTCATCACCGAAAGGGAGGCCCGCGCTCTCATGTCCCGGAGCTGGTTCACAACGGGCAGCCTTGCGCCCATCGGCATGAAAATGGCAATCGAGATAGAGAACGAGTTTGGAAAGGAAAACCTCGTGAAAACCGTCGGCGACACCGTGGCCTTCTTGAAAGCTTACCAGAAAGTGGCTCTGAAGAAGAACTACTACCTTCTCGAAGACGAAACTTTCGACAACCTGGAAAAGCTTCTCAAGGCCCGTCCATAA
- the iadA gene encoding beta-aspartyl-peptidase — MLLLIKNISVYSPGPIGKMDMLVGGEEILKIFENIPSSDILSMGGRLVDGTGMIAVPGFVDGHTHLIGGGGEGGFSTRTSEGFAGQFIDVGTTTVVGMLGTDGITRDHASLLAKVRDFNNEGINAFMLTGSYRYPLKTLTGDLMKDIVLVPEIIGVGEVAVSDHRSSNMTAAELQRMAMDARVAGMLSGKSGVTVLHMGDARAGLKPLMEATDDGTLNPKQIIPTHIDRTERLLAEGLNWVKERDGYIDFTADENRTAHTLADLQSRGYNFERFCVSSDGLGSMPLFDEQKNLIGIRSGPVDTLRKTFVSLVKEHGLEIHRALMPFTSNPSRFYKLDSSGLGFIKEGKKANFLILNDELEIKGVFSKGRFLKEGGSLYDRNGCVL; from the coding sequence ATGCTTTTGCTCATTAAAAATATAAGCGTTTACTCACCCGGGCCGATCGGGAAAATGGATATGCTCGTCGGAGGCGAAGAGATACTGAAGATCTTCGAAAACATACCCTCGAGCGATATACTTTCAATGGGAGGAAGACTCGTCGATGGGACCGGCATGATAGCCGTACCGGGCTTTGTCGATGGTCACACACATCTCATAGGGGGCGGTGGCGAGGGCGGCTTCTCCACCAGAACTTCCGAAGGTTTTGCCGGGCAGTTCATAGATGTCGGAACGACCACGGTGGTCGGTATGCTCGGCACCGACGGCATCACCAGGGACCACGCCTCGTTACTGGCCAAAGTGCGCGACTTCAACAACGAAGGAATCAACGCCTTCATGCTCACGGGCTCTTACAGGTACCCGCTCAAAACTCTCACCGGCGACTTGATGAAGGATATAGTTCTGGTGCCCGAGATAATCGGTGTGGGAGAGGTGGCCGTTTCCGATCACAGAAGCAGCAATATGACCGCTGCAGAGCTCCAGCGAATGGCCATGGACGCCAGGGTCGCCGGGATGCTTTCGGGCAAATCCGGGGTGACGGTTCTCCACATGGGCGACGCCCGGGCCGGGTTGAAGCCGCTAATGGAGGCCACCGACGACGGGACACTTAATCCGAAGCAAATCATCCCGACCCACATAGACCGCACCGAAAGATTACTGGCCGAAGGTCTGAACTGGGTGAAGGAGCGTGACGGCTACATAGACTTCACCGCCGACGAAAACCGGACTGCCCATACCCTGGCCGATCTACAATCTCGCGGCTACAACTTTGAAAGGTTCTGTGTCTCCTCGGACGGGCTCGGCTCAATGCCCCTCTTTGATGAGCAGAAGAATCTGATCGGTATAAGATCCGGTCCAGTCGATACGCTCAGAAAAACCTTTGTGAGTCTCGTGAAAGAGCACGGACTCGAAATTCACCGCGCCCTAATGCCCTTCACATCTAACCCCTCGCGTTTCTACAAACTCGACTCGTCCGGTCTGGGATTCATAAAGGAAGGCAAAAAGGCCAATTTCCTTATCCTGAACGACGAACTTGAAATAAAGGGTGTCTTCTCGAAGGGAAGATTCCTGAAAGAGGGAGGTTCATTATATGACCGGAACGGCTGTGTATTATAG
- a CDS encoding flavodoxin family protein, whose protein sequence is MTGTAVYYSFTGSTEVIAKSFSEKSGFKLFKLEDREKRKFAPAFASILGLGTALKEPLPDIKNVDFLVLLTPIYAWHPSAQMNTFIKKAGIGGKKLFLVGVGAGETNEKAMARFSSKVKKLGGQVVGTKTFKGVQLGKNYKEVEAELLKSGEELAKTTDSLT, encoded by the coding sequence ATGACCGGAACGGCTGTGTATTATAGTTTCACCGGATCAACGGAAGTTATCGCAAAGAGCTTTTCCGAAAAATCGGGCTTCAAACTCTTCAAACTGGAAGACAGAGAAAAAAGAAAATTCGCTCCCGCTTTCGCATCGATACTCGGCCTGGGGACGGCTCTCAAAGAGCCACTGCCGGACATAAAAAACGTCGATTTCCTGGTCCTGCTGACGCCCATCTACGCCTGGCATCCCTCGGCCCAGATGAACACGTTCATAAAAAAAGCCGGCATCGGCGGCAAAAAACTCTTTCTTGTAGGTGTTGGAGCCGGCGAAACCAACGAAAAGGCCATGGCGCGCTTCTCCAGTAAGGTGAAAAAGCTGGGCGGACAGGTGGTCGGAACCAAGACCTTCAAGGGCGTACAGCTTGGAAAGAACTACAAAGAAGTGGAAGCGGAGCTGCTGAAATCGGGCGAAGAACTGGCAAAAACAACCGACAGCCTCACCTGA
- a CDS encoding class I SAM-dependent methyltransferase, with amino-acid sequence MNDFCKICGSPTAEMLHRKFRLKYYYCHECGFISKDENSLITREKELEIYSRHNNSIDDPRYVAYFKRFIEEAVIPFCRGKRGLDYGSGPSPVLATILERDYGFSMDIYDLFFSPDRIYEGKTYAMITSTEVIEHLQNPLEHFEIFKKCMGEGSVLSIMTLFHPESEEEFLNWYYMRDMSHISFYTPQTMRVIGEKTGLEVIYTDNLRYTTYVQKRNTTRFSL; translated from the coding sequence ATGAACGATTTTTGCAAGATCTGCGGCTCGCCCACTGCAGAGATGCTCCACAGGAAGTTCCGGTTGAAATACTACTACTGTCACGAGTGCGGATTCATCTCGAAGGATGAGAATTCGTTGATTACACGGGAAAAAGAGCTTGAGATATACAGCAGGCACAACAACAGTATAGACGATCCGCGTTATGTGGCTTATTTCAAGAGATTCATAGAGGAAGCGGTGATTCCTTTCTGCAGGGGAAAGAGAGGTCTTGATTACGGCAGCGGCCCTTCTCCCGTGCTGGCCACGATTCTGGAGAGGGACTACGGCTTTTCGATGGATATTTACGATCTCTTCTTCTCGCCTGACAGGATTTACGAGGGGAAGACCTACGCCATGATAACCTCGACGGAAGTGATCGAACACCTCCAGAATCCACTCGAGCATTTCGAAATCTTCAAAAAGTGCATGGGGGAAGGAAGTGTTCTATCGATAATGACTCTCTTCCACCCCGAAAGCGAGGAGGAGTTCCTGAACTGGTACTATATGAGGGATATGAGTCATATCTCTTTCTATACTCCCCAAACGATGAGGGTCATTGGAGAAAAGACCGGTCTGGAGGTTATCTACACTGATAATCTGCGCTATACGACATACGTACAGAAAAGAAATACGACCCGGTTTAGTCTTTGA
- a CDS encoding type II secretion system protein, whose amino-acid sequence MSRKKGFSLVELLIVLAVMAALIATITPVALNAIKKSKATQVAQNLKTLASAIENAAYVNGVNDNHVLKAGTTTPIVLSDLGRDIDPEKYGVWYTGTSNKPGEFEVLIFYKGTDVDAKLVNQTMPNATDTKPNEFDSIAGNNQLGSKSLPNTKEGIFYTLTFSVY is encoded by the coding sequence ATGAGTAGAAAAAAAGGGTTCTCTCTGGTTGAACTGTTGATCGTACTCGCCGTGATGGCAGCACTTATCGCAACAATCACACCCGTGGCGTTGAATGCCATCAAGAAATCCAAGGCAACACAGGTAGCACAGAACTTGAAGACACTTGCGAGTGCAATTGAAAATGCAGCTTATGTGAATGGAGTAAACGATAACCACGTTCTTAAAGCTGGTACAACAACACCAATAGTATTATCTGATCTTGGAAGGGATATTGATCCTGAAAAGTATGGTGTCTGGTATACTGGAACATCTAATAAACCAGGAGAATTCGAGGTTTTGATCTTCTATAAAGGTACAGATGTCGATGCAAAACTAGTCAATCAAACAATGCCTAATGCTACAGATACCAAACCTAATGAATTTGATAGTATTGCTGGAAACAACCAACTTGGGTCTAAATCATTACCTAATACCAAGGAAGGAATATTCTATACTCTGACATTTTCCGTCTATTGA
- a CDS encoding prepilin-type N-terminal cleavage/methylation domain-containing protein: protein MKNRKKGFSLVELLIVLAVMAALIATITPVALNAIKKSKATQVAQNIKTLASALENAAYVNGITSDGLIAGPGGTSAVTIDQLGRDIDDTKYSVAYAQTGGSFTAVIYYIGADADINVVDDILPLATNSATKPDGTYSTTLGSASYTSTDSIYYQITFTVY from the coding sequence ATGAAAAACAGAAAAAAGGGATTCTCGCTGGTTGAGCTTTTGATCGTTCTCGCGGTTATGGCCGCATTGATAGCGACAATCACACCGGTGGCGTTGAATGCAATCAAGAAATCCAAGGCGACACAGGTAGCACAGAATATTAAAACATTGGCAAGTGCTTTAGAGAATGCAGCTTACGTAAATGGAATAACATCCGATGGACTGATTGCAGGTCCTGGTGGAACCAGCGCTGTTACAATTGATCAGCTTGGTAGAGATATAGACGATACAAAGTATAGTGTAGCTTATGCTCAAACAGGTGGTAGTTTTACAGCAGTTATATATTATATAGGTGCAGATGCTGACATAAATGTAGTGGATGATATTCTTCCATTAGCAACTAATTCAGCAACTAAACCAGACGGAACATACTCGACTACTCTTGGAAGTGCTTCTTATACATCAACAGATAGTATATATTATCAGATAACTTTCACCGTCTATTGA
- a CDS encoding acyl-CoA dehydratase activase: MKIFVGVDVGSVSTNVVALDGSENILFKYYIRTNGQPMDVVKFAMSRLREELGEPLVLGVGTTGSGRQLAGVLLGADIVKNEITAHGVAASREIPHVRTIFEIGGQDSKIILIKDGMVVDFAMNTVCAAGTGSFLDHQAERLGIPIENFGDLALKAENEVRIAGRCTVFAESDMIAKQQYGFSKPDIIWGLCRALVRNYINNLGRGKKLEPPFVFQGGVAANKGIKKAFEEAMGCEVIVPANYDVMGAIGAAILAREEVERTGRESTFRGFDYLNTDFRPSSFICNGCSNNCEVINAKADGKVVAVWGDRCGKWQEQLRSTTRGSNGKKDSKVTVK, translated from the coding sequence ATGAAGATATTTGTCGGAGTGGATGTAGGATCTGTAAGTACGAACGTCGTGGCCCTTGACGGGAGCGAAAACATACTCTTCAAGTACTACATAAGGACCAACGGCCAGCCGATGGACGTCGTCAAGTTCGCGATGTCCAGGCTGAGAGAAGAGCTGGGAGAGCCCCTCGTGCTGGGTGTGGGGACAACCGGCAGCGGCAGACAGCTGGCAGGGGTTCTGCTGGGGGCCGATATAGTCAAAAACGAGATCACCGCGCACGGCGTGGCCGCCTCAAGAGAAATCCCGCACGTTAGAACGATCTTCGAGATCGGCGGACAGGACTCCAAGATAATACTCATAAAAGACGGAATGGTCGTGGATTTCGCCATGAACACCGTCTGCGCCGCCGGTACCGGCTCTTTCCTCGACCATCAGGCCGAGAGGCTCGGCATACCGATCGAGAACTTCGGAGACCTTGCGCTGAAGGCCGAGAACGAGGTCAGGATAGCCGGGAGGTGCACCGTCTTCGCCGAATCCGACATGATCGCCAAACAACAGTACGGCTTTTCGAAGCCAGACATAATCTGGGGCCTCTGCAGGGCGCTGGTTAGAAACTACATAAACAACCTCGGAAGGGGAAAGAAGCTCGAACCCCCGTTCGTCTTCCAGGGAGGCGTCGCGGCCAACAAGGGGATCAAAAAAGCCTTCGAAGAGGCGATGGGATGCGAGGTGATAGTTCCGGCCAACTACGATGTCATGGGCGCGATCGGTGCGGCCATACTTGCCAGAGAAGAGGTCGAGAGAACCGGGCGGGAAAGCACCTTCAGGGGCTTCGACTACCTCAACACAGACTTCAGACCCTCGAGCTTCATCTGCAACGGCTGCTCAAACAATTGCGAAGTGATAAACGCAAAAGCCGACGGCAAAGTCGTGGCAGTCTGGGGCGACAGATGCGGCAAATGGCAGGAGCAATTACGCAGCACCACCAGGGGCTCGAATGGGAAAAAGGACTCGAAAGTCACCGTCAAGTGA
- a CDS encoding 2-hydroxyacyl-CoA dehydratase, with translation MKYSFPYLGNVLVYKKLLEMLGYEVVVPPRPTQKTIDLGTKNSPEFACFPYKMLMGNYIEACEQGAGIIVTSGGHGPCRAGFYGELHERTLRHMGYDVELIIFDSIKRDLRGDVSKFFRLKGKNSLRKVISTGRVILRMLKDLDEFDKKIHTMIPYETVHGSCLKAFEEIRSSYDRCWTMKETETAYEEAKELLASIKLEEVDERDKIRIGVVGEIFVVIESSINMDIENTLCSLGCEAERSQYIGEWVDHNFFGKGREKEILKMGEDYIKIIIGGHAKQNVGHIVDYSKRGFDGVVHLMPFACLPELVSQSIIPRISEDYGIPVLTLAIDEQSGKANSMTRIEAFVDLIKNSKRKKMAAKTA, from the coding sequence ATGAAGTACTCCTTTCCCTACCTGGGAAACGTGCTTGTTTACAAAAAGCTCCTGGAGATGCTGGGCTACGAAGTTGTAGTCCCTCCCAGACCGACGCAGAAGACGATAGACCTGGGGACGAAAAACAGTCCCGAGTTCGCCTGTTTCCCCTACAAGATGTTGATGGGCAACTACATAGAGGCCTGCGAGCAGGGGGCGGGAATAATAGTAACCAGCGGAGGGCACGGGCCGTGCAGGGCCGGTTTCTACGGCGAACTCCACGAGAGAACGCTCAGGCATATGGGCTACGATGTCGAGCTGATAATCTTCGACTCGATCAAGCGCGACCTGCGCGGCGACGTATCGAAGTTCTTCAGGCTGAAAGGCAAGAACTCTCTACGAAAGGTCATCTCGACCGGCAGGGTCATACTGCGGATGCTGAAAGATCTCGACGAATTCGACAAGAAGATACACACCATGATTCCTTACGAGACGGTGCATGGCTCGTGTCTCAAAGCCTTCGAGGAGATCAGGAGTTCCTACGACAGATGCTGGACCATGAAAGAGACGGAGACGGCCTACGAAGAGGCGAAAGAGCTGCTCGCTTCCATAAAGCTTGAAGAAGTTGACGAAAGGGATAAAATACGTATAGGAGTGGTCGGCGAGATCTTCGTCGTCATAGAGTCGAGCATAAATATGGATATAGAGAACACACTCTGCAGTCTCGGCTGTGAGGCCGAAAGATCACAGTATATAGGCGAATGGGTCGATCACAACTTTTTCGGCAAGGGCAGGGAGAAGGAAATCCTCAAGATGGGCGAGGATTACATAAAGATAATAATCGGTGGCCACGCCAAGCAGAACGTCGGCCACATCGTGGATTACAGCAAGCGGGGCTTCGATGGAGTGGTTCACCTGATGCCTTTCGCGTGTCTGCCTGAACTGGTTTCCCAGAGTATCATACCGAGGATCTCGGAAGATTACGGCATCCCGGTCCTGACCCTGGCGATAGACGAGCAGAGCGGCAAGGCCAACAGCATGACGAGAATAGAGGCCTTCGTTGACCTGATCAAAAACAGCAAGCGGAAGAAAATGGCCGCAAAAACCGCGTAG
- a CDS encoding acyl-CoA dehydratase activase-related protein encodes MKIGIPNALLYYYYGPFWTEFFKELGAEVVVSHSTDKKTVDMGIGVSVPEICVPIKIFNGHVLQLLKSGVDYVFIPRMASVEKGKYFCPKFMGLPDMARHSIPGVAGKLLTMDVQSRSENIFSPKMYYSIAEKLAVSDKRIELACRKGAEVWRKFRKLGLGGRTIAEAFEGLKNPNRIKEPVKIDGPKIGLLGYVYDVYDEFVSMNVTERLRQLGINVLTFEMLSNRELKRYIKKMKKSLFWTFSDKLLGGAYKMFRERSVDGVIHVTAFGCGPDAFLGKLLELESEDSGIPFMTVRIDEHTGENHLQTRVEAFVDMLKRKTVPVGDAV; translated from the coding sequence ATGAAAATAGGTATTCCTAACGCTTTGCTTTATTACTATTACGGTCCATTCTGGACGGAGTTCTTCAAAGAACTCGGTGCGGAAGTGGTGGTTTCGCACAGTACAGACAAGAAAACCGTCGATATGGGGATAGGGGTCTCGGTACCGGAGATCTGCGTCCCCATAAAGATATTCAACGGTCACGTTCTCCAGTTACTCAAAAGCGGGGTCGATTATGTCTTCATACCCCGCATGGCCTCGGTGGAAAAGGGCAAGTATTTCTGCCCCAAGTTCATGGGACTGCCAGACATGGCCAGGCACAGCATTCCAGGGGTAGCCGGAAAGCTTCTGACCATGGACGTTCAATCCAGGTCGGAGAATATATTCTCCCCGAAGATGTATTACTCCATAGCCGAAAAGCTGGCCGTCTCGGATAAGCGAATCGAGCTGGCCTGCAGGAAGGGCGCAGAGGTCTGGCGGAAGTTCAGAAAGCTCGGCCTGGGCGGCAGGACGATCGCCGAAGCCTTCGAGGGACTCAAGAATCCCAACAGGATAAAAGAACCCGTGAAGATAGACGGGCCGAAGATAGGTCTTCTGGGATACGTTTACGACGTTTACGACGAGTTCGTCAGCATGAATGTGACCGAGAGGCTGAGACAGCTCGGAATCAACGTGCTGACTTTCGAGATGCTTTCCAATAGAGAGCTTAAGAGATATATAAAGAAGATGAAGAAAAGTCTCTTCTGGACCTTCAGCGATAAATTGCTTGGAGGAGCATACAAGATGTTCAGGGAGAGATCGGTCGACGGGGTGATACACGTCACGGCCTTCGGCTGCGGCCCCGACGCCTTCCTGGGCAAGCTCCTCGAGCTGGAGTCGGAGGATTCGGGGATTCCCTTCATGACGGTGAGGATAGACGAGCACACGGGCGAGAACCACCTCCAGACGAGGGTCGAGGCCTTCGTGGACATGCTAAAGAGAAAGACCGTTCCGGTGGGTGATGCGGTATGA